The Juglans microcarpa x Juglans regia isolate MS1-56 chromosome 2D, Jm3101_v1.0, whole genome shotgun sequence DNA window ttaatttgaaattcaaacatTTTGAATAGACCCACCTCTGTTTCGTATTGGCTGATGGAAATGGTGAATCTCAAACATGGGCCATTATTTATAGCATCTCAATTGGTTTCTAGagatttatagatttttttttttgttttctcaataCAAACATGCCTTAAACACTACGAAACCATTTTCctcagttaaaatattgttatgagTTATTAGCCGTACAAACTTTACTTCGGATCAAATGAGAAATAAAGAGGCATCAGATCAAATATCAAccttttgtaattaatttcttattatctACTAGGTATATCATTCATGAagcatcattatttttttattttatagaaccACATCgtcatttgatttgattttttcgTTTTACTTTACTCAATACTTGTTTTTTCTACTTTCCTCCACTTAACTTTTCTATCAttataagaaactttgatgGGGCATACCTTGTAcctttaactctttttttttcctcagcaAGCTAGAGAAAACAATAACACATTGACATATTGTAATTTGACATATTTGATGCAGTTCTTGTGCAATTTTCTAAACAATAACATCTTATATTACGTgtttattaaaggaaaatactaatTTGTCTCATAAGTTTGCTCATTTATTTTGACcgatcatatatttttatttttatttttatttttgtttttttacttaatgattgagaaaattcttatttttgaattttttttttaaaatacatatatttaaattattaaaaaaagtatttttaaaaactacAACTTATACTAACAATGCCGACTAGCAGCGtcctttattaaaatatatctatcATTGTTAACAGAAACCATGTAGATCAGTCAAAGAGTGCCACAAGacaagttatttttaaaaatttaatgattgttataaaaataataaatttatatttatattttttttatctagggAAACCTCTCCAAAATAAGACTCTTCGAACCCACCCCTACAGAGTAAACATCGATCCCATGCACCGCACCCTCTGAAATTTTCCTATACAAAACTGGTTAAATCGTTAATTTTTCACTAAGGGATGTTGCCttaaaagattatttgcacCCTCCGTgttgaacaaataaatatatttaactaaataaaatttgaattttaaatttaaaaactaattaaaaaaaaaaaaaaaacagccacCCATAGTGGCTACAGCTATCGCCCTCAGGTGGCCCCAAGTTCTCACCATCCAGAACCTGATCATCCCCTTCCATATGATCATCTTCTTTCAAATGATCAAATGCCTTTTCTACGAGATGGACTTTCAACATGAATATAACTTCgtaatttttcacaaatagcAGTTGAGAAATGACAATTTTCTCTAAGTAACCTCAAAATCTCCTCTGCCGCTTCCACATCTCCCTTCTCTTTCAAGTACTCGAGATGTTCAGCCAAAATAAAACGGTTGGGCTTGTAACCTGGTAGACCTGCCAAGAGTGCCTGCTTCATTGTCTCCACTGCCTTCTCCACCTGGCCATGTGCACGATATCCACTTGCCAGGCGATCCAATGTGAATGGGTCTACCTCCATCCCACTGTCTTTAAGCCTCTCTATATATGCTTCAGCCTTTTCCAAAAGACCCTTCTCGCAATAAGCAGTGATCAGCACACGTGGAATCCGAAAGTCGAGGAAAGTAGTTACAGATACCCACTCCTCCAGAATCTTCTCAGCACCATCCAAGTCATCCAGCTTTACTAACGAGCTTATCATACAAAGATAGACCGAGTTCCAGACTTTCCCCATTGCTCCATAAGCAGACATAATGTGAATGGGTCTTGTTTTACCGCTAACGAGTTGCTCTGCTTTCTTCAGCATTTCTATCGTCTTTTCATGTAAGCCAGCTTTCAAGTATCCATTTGCTGCAACAGCATAAGCATTCCAGTCGATGGTGATTTCAGGATCAGCTTCCATCTTCATTAAAAGCTTCTCCATTCCCTCAATGTCAGAGGTGGCTTCATAAGCATTCAACCTAATGTTAAATGTGACCATATTCCAATCAATGCCCTGCTTTTCCATCTCTTGCATTACACTGTCTAGTTTCTCAGTTTTACCCAACCGAGAATAGAATTTTAACATATTGTTATAAGACAGAGATGTTTTCAGAAAACCTAGCTCCCTCATCTTCTGCATGGTGGCCTCTGCTTTGTCTAAAGATTTATGTTCTGCATAGCAGTTTAACAGAGCACCATATACGTGGATGGTGATTCTCGAAGTGTCAGGGATGCCATCAAAATACTTCTCTGCTTCTTCTAGACCATGAACTTTTGAGATCAAATCTAGCCGAATCGCAATGTCTCCAGGGGATAGGTCATGGTTCCTTTGCTCACTCAACCATTCAGATATCTGATACAAAACAAGATCCGGGAGCATTAATATGAAGATTATGGTCACATTACCATTGCGCCAAACAAGGATGGTTAAGTGAAATACTCTCCTATACAATTTCTCAAAACAACTTCCCTGTAATCACAGCCACAAGGGTGGCCGATGTTTCAACCAAAATGGAAACCAAGTTTCAACCATAAAAACCAATGCTAGAATTAACTAATTGAGAGATGACTTTCCCAAACTTAAGATTCAAGTAGCAGAAATATGAGAGACAATAATTGGAGAAGGAAACAAGAgttatcatgcatgcattcattaaGACATTGGTACAAATTAATCAATAGAAACGTAAACTTGATTATGTGTATATTTTTGGTATGGGCTTAGACATGAAATAACTTGGGGGTTAACGTCATAATAAGACTTGAGAGTATATATCCAAGTTGTTCCATGTGACTTCCTTTGTTCagatttctatttttcttttctaggtaggcaaaattttattgaaggcGCAAAGGGCTCAACCCAAGTACATAAGAAgtacaaaaaaggaaaaacaggtTTCTTCCTTTGTTCTGTTTTAGTAAACCAAGCTGAAAAGCATAGCAGTACAGTAGCAAGGCTGAGCGTTCCCAAGGTACAAGTTGCCAAGTTTAAGCGTTACCAGTAGAGATGATGTAGACCCAATTGCTGACAGTTTCATGGAGAATTTGGAACAGAGAAATTCTTGCAACTTACTGAGTTTTATCAATCCAGAGATTTCGTATGACTCATTTGAGTCTAGCTTGATCAAATTTACGACATGAGCTCAAACAGAAAGCTGGCTTGACCATTGCTAGAAAGTTTGGTTGACATTAGTGAACCTgtgatttattcattttcatttttattagaaGTCTGGACTATGTTAGCATTTTGGGCTACTTAAAAAACACTATTAGGCCATTTTGTTCTCCTTATTTGCCATTATTAATCAGTTTTCATAATAGAAACATTCTACTAGAGTTCTCACAAGTAGTGAGAACTGAGGATGTAATTGGGATGTTTGGGGGGGTAGGACAACTACACTTGGATAGAAGTAATAACTGAGGCATTTCTTATTTGCCTACCCATGCAttcttattttgataaaaattttgttaggCTTCTTTGTGTGGAGTCTGATTCTGTTTGTGGCGGACTGTACCTGACAATGATACTTTGCAGtttttttggtggattttcaaatttttgacaCATTTTGGCTCTTGAACCGACCTGGCCCGCTGATTAGGGTTTCCTATATATTGCATTATTCCTTCGAACGGCCGTCGCACTAAATCTTTGATTACCATCTGAAATCAAACCCTCTGTAGCTCCGTGGACGTAGGAACATTGTAGAACTACATAAATTTTGTGTCGTGTATGATTGATTccactatttgttttttttttctctctctctcttcgtgcAGATATGGACCAGATGAACCAACAATGCCAGAAGAATTTTAATATCTTATCAATTAATTCTATAaagataaagaaatatgttagtTACTATGGTTGTAGCATGAACattacttattatttaaaacttaaatcaaactacattttgtaaatttatatcaagcttcttttgtatatatattactatggttgtagcatatattatttgttttctttgacatttcattttatttttattttgcaattgtgtattttttattttttaagaatatttatatatgttaaaaaaatatgaaaataaaaagaatgaaaaaatgaaaagacaaATTTGTACCAGGCGGCACGCCCAGCTGTCATTGCTGGGCGGTAGCCTAGCACTACTCTTTATTTCTACAAGGAAAGATCAAGCAATAAATTGACGTCTTTTAACAAACGATCCAGCTAAATCATTCTGAATGTATGCATGGGCAAAAAGATATTCAACGTTAATCTTGATAGACATACAATACTCACCAAAtccttaaaatataaattacctGCATCATCAAAATGCATCTTTTAATATGATAAATGCATCTTATAATATGATAATCAAGAATGTGCACATATTCAAATTACAAGCGAAGGTTAAAAATATGCAACATTGTTAATAGAAATGAGTGTACATATGACCACCttgttaacatatatattaaaagagattttttttttgtctacaaagagattttataataataaagtaatttccTTAGTAAAGtaattttccttccaaatgcAGTTCGTCTTTAGGACGATCTAGTCATAGGTTTAAATGTGTAACTTCTCAATGACTCAATGTATCATTATTCATGTTTGTCTAACAATGACATTATTTTCATGGGTGTATGACATCACGTAGACGATAAAGAAAGTAGTTTTCCAAATATAAGTTTTTGGCCCACTAGCTCTTCGATATAAGGTACGTCTCGCTTGTTTTTATAATtcctctcaattcatttcatctcatctcatctaatcattacaactttttcaaatttctatacaaaataaaataaataattcaactttttcaaattctaaaataaaaataatattaaaaaaatattctctaacaatattttattcaacttttaactttaatttcatctcatctcatctcatctgcgaaaatgAGTAACTAAAATTTGGACAAATAATGATATGGTGGGATATATTTTGCTTGGGAAAAATAATTGGTGGCACAGGTTTTTCGAAAAAACCAAATTAAGACATTTTTTCAATATGAAGTTAGtctcacatctcaacacattttattccattttatctcaacattttttttatacattttggggggaggggggggtttcacatcataaaataaaaattatattaaaaaagttatattctaacaaaattttaatttgataatatttttattctatttttctcttttctttctcaaaattcaataaaaattttaactcaaattattttactgctatttataaactatctcattattattcatatatttattatctcgTCTCATTTGACTATCCAAACGTGACCTAACTCGATGAGcccaatattataaaatttcaaaaataaattattttgttgtggtatgattagaatcttagaattataatattatcattatcctttcattatttgatattacataaataacatgttatccacatgaaaattcaagaacaaGTTTCATTCGTCCCCTTGAATTTCACTATAGTTTCATAGCATCTACTCGTCCTACATTAAGGAAATGTTtgggaataataataaaaatttttgaaaagaagagagaaaaaattgaataaaaatattataaaattaaaatattgttagaatatatttttttaatataatttttattttagaatttgaaaaagttgagttactttttattttttgttttttttgaaagtttgagaaaattttaatgattagtttgaaaatgttgtaatgattagtttgaaattcattatattttattgatgtttggaaaggaaatgagatgaagtaggatgatatgagatgagatctaAATTGTTTCATACATCCGCTAAGGGTTGTTTGATAACACAATTGTTCTATAGTATTCTTAGTCTCTAGGATATTTTCTTCtcaatcattattcaaacacaaaacactttcaatttcaaatgttcaatttttttatctaataattatctcatcattacaattttttgaaactcccaaacaaaacacaaaaaataatataacttttcaaattttaaaataaaaataagattaaaaaaattatatttaaactattttttaactttatattatttttattcaattttttttctcttatttttcaaaacttaataaaatatgtcaattcaaatcattttactattattaaaaaatatattgtgaatattttaaaagtatctAAATCCTAAACGGCCCTAAAACGGCCAATGTTGGGCTGGAACTAATAAACGGGCTTCACCACAATGGCCTACTAAAATTCTTAAACCCTTAAACCCCAACGCCTTCAGAAATTCCGAATTTATCGTTAGGGTTCGATTTCATCTCTCGCTCTCAACCTAATGCATGAAGCTGTTTCGCTCAAATCCATGGCTTGGCTATGCCATTTCGAGGGTTTTCGGTGCTTTCTTCTATCACACCGAAACCATACCCAGGTCTGCACCCTAAATTGACTCATTCTACCTTCGCATTTCGCGGGCTAGTGATCCTAGGGTTCCGATCTTCCGAGTGATCGACTAGTGGCTTGAAGAAGCATGAGACGTTCAGAATTTCGagctttataaatttatcaagcAGCTTCGCAAATATCGTCGCTTCAAACACGCTTTATAGGTATCAATTCCTTTCAAACTTATATGCATTTGTGAGTGCCCGTGTGTTATGTACTTTTGATATGGGTGTACACTttggttataattttttaggcTGTGAAGGGTCTAATGATTGTCTGATAGATGACGAATGTGTCCATCTGAATTGTATGGTTTATTTGTGGTAGAAGTAATTTTGAACCTAAAAGTATGCataaatttattggatgttttaTACGGTCCACTCAATGTGTCCATGCCTACTCCAAGAATAGAAGACCGTTTTGGTTCTAAGAGATTTGATTCCACCTGTCTGCTATCCCCCAATCATGATTTTTGTATCCCCATGGTAAAAAGCCCTTCCAGTTTTTGCCAGTTGTGGGCGAGGTTATTCACCCCCCCCCAATACACGCTCTTTAATCCTTTGAGCTATTGTCCCTACGCATCTCTTCTATATCTATTCCTGAGAGGACCCTAAAAAAAGAATTGCTCTTTTCCCCAAACATTTCGGGTTAAGATGTAATAGTGCTCATTAGGCTTACAAGGTAAGTAATGGCCTCTTAGAGTTCTTGTCTCCTGTTGTTTTCAACTTTGGAGGATGGTTGCATGAGGTAGAATCCTCTTTTCGAGGTATGTTTCCATGTGTTGAGTTTTTAAACAGTTTCCCAAGTTGTGGCAAAATAAAGAATCACGATGCGGTAATTGTTTgatatgagaaagaagagatatcaagttttttttttcattgtcatCGGGTGTCCGgaacagcatcccgactaatcctgggAGTGCACAGGCCCCCGGTAAGGTGTTTCCCACAAGTtcaccttgggtaattcaaggagaaaatccTTCAGTCCGATGACccctaaaaattatttgcacccaaggggaattgaaccttagacctagggggaaTATACCCCCAAACCCaaagcctttaccacttgagccaacccctaaaGGTTAAAGAAGAGATATCAAGTGACATGTGATACTTGAGTTTGTTAAGACCgatatgaggaaaaaaaaaaaaaataatggaatcAATCATACATGACACAAAATTTATGTGGTTCCACAATGTTCCTACTTCCACTGAGCAACAGAGGATTTGATTTCAAATGGTAATCAAAGGAAGAATGCAATATATAACAAACCCTAATCAGCGGGCCAGGTCGG harbors:
- the LOC121249362 gene encoding pentatricopeptide repeat-containing protein At2g20710, mitochondrial-like; protein product: MLPDLVLYQISEWLSEQRNHDLSPGDIAIRLDLISKVHGLEEAEKYFDGIPDTSRITIHVYGALLNCYAEHKSLDKAEATMQKMRELGFLKTSLSYNNMLKFYSRLGKTEKLDSVMQEMEKQGIDWNMVTFNIRLNAYEATSDIEGMEKLLMKMEADPEITIDWNAYAVAANGYLKAGLHEKTIEMLKKAEQLVSGKTRPIHIMSAYGAMGKVWNSVYLCMISSLVKLDDLDGAEKILEEWVSVTTFLDFRIPRVLITAYCEKGLLEKAEAYIERLKDSGMEVDPFTLDRLASGYRAHGQVEKAVETMKQALLAGLPGYKPNRFILAEHLEYLKEKGDVEAAEEILRLLRENCHFSTAICEKLRSYIHVESPSRRKGI